DNA from Drosophila busckii strain San Diego stock center, stock number 13000-0081.31 chromosome 2R, ASM1175060v1, whole genome shotgun sequence:
TTTGTCACTTATCCTTGGCACGAGTAAAGTTTTGGtcgctgctcctgctgcttttatttttgcttattgacTCCTGACACTGCGCATATGACAGCTGCGCCACTCATTAGTTATTgatgcgcataaatttcacaTTAATTGGCATTCGCAACTGCATTGTAAAATTCACACTCATATTGATTGGCAGTGGGACTAATTAGACTGTATTTAAATCAAGggaatacaaaatatatccAAGGTATATTATTAGCAAAAGAAACTATAATTGGAACTGCTGCAAGGATTAGCTGGCCCCATGAGTAAGCAAACATATTTCAAAGCTTggctaaatacatttttaattatgattcGGAGTTCATAATTATGAGCTAAGCAACAGCCCCAACGACCCAACGAGTTGCTAGCTGCagttaataacaacaacaacaacaataacaacaacaacaacaacgataataGCCTACGGTACCCAACGGAGAGCtgaatgctttaaattaataattacgtTGGAAAGGCGCGCAGGCGACTTTCAGGCGCGTCGACGCGTTTGCATGcgcttgcaaataaaaataataataaaaagtaaaacgcaaaaacaaaatataattaatgcactttaatgtataattatttcaattaaatgataCATACGCTCTAGCAAACTGAGAGTCctgtttcgtttcgtttaaTTGCCAGCCCCGTTGGCTATGCGGGGTGGACTGGGTGTCTTCAAAATTAAGGTCAGTCTAATTGGCATTGCCTgcgcgctctgctctgctcctgTGATCAGCGATAGAGTCGCGCATATGGAGTGCGACTAGGCTCATAACCATAGAGCCAACTCCCATACAAAAATACTCGCTTGACCAGCGCCACATCAATCTGCCAGATCAGCTAAATGCCATGTCATGCAACCGGTTTCAATTTTCTGTTTTAATTCtttatgtttctttttttatttttcgcctGCAATTTgacttaattataaaatgtcgTGCGACTgtcattataataaatttcatttagtcACAAGCCATTGGCCAGTCAAAACGCAAAACTAAGCCAAACAAGAACATCGAAAAATTAGCTGCCTCATGTTGCGAGGCGTGAATGGAAATGTCAGCAAGTGATGGCAGTGGGACCACAATAATTAGCATTCAATTTTATGCCacagaatatatttttaatatattttttattaatattataatgtagaaaataaatagaaaagaaaGCTATTAGtcgtaattatttatttgagttgcttaagtaataatagttaaagttaataattgatagaataaaaatatatagcttaaCTGTAATCATTTATTGCTtaagtaaaaattttattacaaaaaaaactttcaaaatatttaaagacaaACTCatacaaatttctttatttatataaactttatgcaATGCTtagcaataaagcaaataacagcattaatttatatgagctaaattaaaaacttgcttttaataaaatatttgatgcctcaaatgtatttatttgtcatTTTAACTCAATGCTGCTAGACTACAAAAATATCGTTATTTGTAACGCTGCCATCTCTAGAATATCATTGATAATCAGCTTACATTCGACTTGGCCATATTTATGCGCCTGCTACTTGTAATTATTGTAGGCTTAGAAAGTTTTGGCGCAGCCCGCGCACATTGATATACAAATGCTTGCTAATAATATTGGCAACACAttttgcatgtggcaagtaaCTTGTGGCACGCTGAGCTGAgtctgaggctgaggctgccTCCGCTTTGGTAAGTGGGTTaatggcatatttatttattatgcacatTTAGCGATACTTTCCAAGACTGCCTAAGGCCAATTGCTTTTAACTCTcatgcgcgctctcgctctttcgctctcgccGTAGCTCGATAATGTAACAGGCGCTCAGCAGTGCGCAGCAAGCGACACAAAAACATGCAGGCGAAATATTTGCTTGTGTATTGGTGTGCGCGTGGGTTGGTGTGAACTTTGAAGCTTTAGCATGTTTGCTTGCCAATTGAAgcgcaataataataatataatattatattattaagttgTGTAGCTGCTGCAAGAAATGTtgacacttttatttttacttagtTGAGTCATTGCTAGAGCGCAAAACACATTCAATTTGATTACATTATGTCCAGCAGCTattttagatttgattttcacacacacacacacacacagatacacacacacactgacatttgtttttgcactCTAGCTAGTCAGTCTCACTGATTCAATAGTCTGTCTTTTTGTACGTTGGCTGTCGCCTCGAgtgcttttcatattttaatttaaattagaataaGAGAGAAAGGCTTACTAGCACTCAtcagcagtaacagcagcagcagcagcatccagtCAGACTGTTGCCTCAACCTCATCCGGGATAGATTTAcaactggctggctggctggctggcgcgCTTAACGCGCTGATGTATGCTAATGAGCCGCATTGTGCCCGCCGCGCAGCTTTTGCCACTCTCTGGGCTGGTGGGTGCGGCATGGTAATCTTCTCTGTTTAGCTAAGGACTCATTTTGACCGTTGCCtccataaatatgcataatgcAATTAACAACCAAATGTAATTGcaagcataaaatgtaaaaagcgAGAAACATAAAATGTGGTAGCTGCtgcactgactgactggcagtcacccaaccacccaaccacccgcCACACTCACCCATAGTTGTCAACTGACGACTGACTCGTCATCTGGCCAGACAACTGTCCTCcagctgctttagcttttgcatATGCAGCGCGCTCAGTGCAACTTTCGTAGCTTGTAACCTGTTAGAGCGCACATTTTAATTAGGCTATTAAGCAATTGCAGAACGCATGTAAAAAACTCCCGCTCACTCTTGGGTCTCTCTCCACTCGTTGGTCGTTGGTCGGGGCCAAACCAGTTCTTGCGTATCCCAATTCCATGCGCAGTTCCGTCTGCGAATCTGTGCCAAATTTCGTACACAAGacaataaagttaaataaaattcgaaTAGCTCGCTGGCGTTGCGTGCCAGGGCTAAGCAAAGATTTTCTATCGACGACATTACCGTTGTATCGACCGTttttggtggtggtgctggtgacttgggtttgttttgcatttctcAGGCAATTGACAAGACTCTGTCTTGTGGCTGcgtaataaaatgcattttaatttggctaaatgttcaattaaatttaaacatgcgcagcttttgctgctgctgcgacaacATAGAGTTGTTGTTAATGCGTTGACATTTAAGTCAGCAAATGTACAAAAAGGCGCGTTGAAGCAACAGTAGAAAGCAATGAGAAAGCaattcccacacacacaaaaatacaaaacagcGCCAACCAGTCGAATTCAATCATAAGAAGCTGCGTCAATTTTCAAAGTTTCTtgttcacatttcaatttgataaatttttcTTTCGAAACATAAAAACTCTTTTTCAAAatcaattgttgcttttaataactCGCAAAGTTGAATCAAGCAAAGTTGCAATCATGGCGGGCACTTCCATATTGGCAACCATTTGTGCGGAACGTCTGACCAAATTTCTAACGAGGTACAGCAAGGCTCAATCCAGCCACACCTATAGTCCATTGAGAAGTAGTGTAACCAACGAGCTATTCAAGCCCACAAATGTGGTAAATCCTCCTGCGCGGCCGGCGCCAGTTGAGCGCAAATTTTCGCTCTGGCAGTCCAGCGAGAATCACTTACAAAAACCCACTCTGGAGAAACCAAAGCCCATGCACAACATCTATGGCTATCCACTGGCCAAAGTCAATAATCAGCAACGAACTTTTGTCGATGCTATGCCTATAAGAAATCTGATGAATGTCTCTCGCActtttttggcagcaaatCAATCCCCGCGCATGTTCCACAAGTTGCAAACGGATAGAGTCAAGACTTTGGCCAAATACGCCAGCGTGTTGCATCAAAATATTTCGACCCCCTTGCTGTTTCGTCAACCTCTAAAACTGTAGCTACCCTTAACTTTAATATTACTCAAGAGTTTCGTTGGCACTGCAACGTTCGAGTCCACAATCGGCAGTACTTTGTTCACAGCAAGCAATCTGAAGCTTGCTCTGAGCAGACTACAGTCAATAGTGGCGCCCTCTGGCGGCGCAGCTGCATTCTGTAGTATATTAAGGTAGAGATTAGCACTGCAAGTAGATGTTTGATATCGTTTTCAAGactttgtaaataaattatctaTCATAAAGACAGCCTGGCATTGTCTATCACTAATGTAATTACAGCTCCAGGCTAATTCTCCATTTCGGCTTCGTTTAGGCAATGTCAAAATTTTAACTCCTGGCATTCTAAATTCTGTACAAACTGAAACATGCTCAGACTCGCGATCGCGTGTGCCGGGCGACAAGTGCTAGCCCCACAAGGACTATCACTCCAAGCAAGGGCGGCATTCCATTGCTCTAGCATGGTATATAAAAAGAAGCGAGATGAGCCGGACTGTCCAGAATCTAAAACTGTCGAGTGCCGTACGCTTAAGTCCAGAATATGCAGCCCAACGGACCCTCCCGTACGGCCTTGCAGTGAAGATGACTGCATTCCAGAATCGAAAGTGTCTTGTTGCGTGAATTCGCGCATTGCGAAAAGTCCTTGCGAAGAGTCGCGCAAGAGCTCAGAGTTTGTGAAGAAGGAAGAGACCTGGGTTAGCATGTGGGAGTCGTATACTGATGCACAGAAGAAAGCGCATGCTTCCAAATGGGGCTATCCGCCGGAGTGCTGTCCTACGTGCGACGATGTGCGCTTCGATGTGCTTTATTATCGACCTTCCAACAAGTGCCGTAAATATCAGCGCACCTGGTGGGAGTGTTGTCCTCGCATGGTGCCCAAGCGGGTTTGCTGCTGGTGCGATGCCCTGCCGCCTGAGCCACAGCGTCGTTGTCTGCCGCTCTGTCCACGCTCGGCCTGCTCCAGTGAGCATGAGAAGAAACGCATGGCTTGCATCAATAAAAAGTCAAATGGTTGCATGCGTTTACTTATGCCTTGCTGTCGGGCCGCTCGTATTCCGCCCCGTTGCACATTTACACGTCCCAGAACGGTCTGTGTCAAACCGAATTGTCCCTTCCCGAGCTTCTCGGAGTGCATCAGGGATCCGTTCCCGGACGAACCCAATCGCGAGTGTGACTGCCTTACTGGTAAATTCCAATGCCTTCAGTTTGATTATCTAAAGAGAATGCAAAAGAATCGAACCAAATTTTGCCCATGTCCCGATTGCCCAGAACCCCGTTCTTCAGACTACTAGCGTACAATTTACAGACTAACGTAAATAGTGCGATAGTGTTCTGAAGAACGAGAGATCTATAgataatagtttaaataaagttttatattgcggcaattttataagtttttcCTCTTTCTAGGTGGTTTTTGCCTTATCGCTCAATCTTAGCAAGCTAATTCAAAAGATTCATGTAATTTgttcataataaaaaaagtttcacCGCTTTTGGTACCcctaaaaaatattctaaatttaCAGTTATTAAACACATAATTACggtaatattttttaacttttaaagcACAATGTCCAAATTAACGATAGTTGGTCAATGTGCCCGTAGTGCATATCGTCGAGTTTTAACCTCACAGCGTTATTTACCAATTATACGTCAGCTTTCGACTGAAAGCGATATTAATATAAAGATAAACATACCACGTTGCTTAAAATTCGATGAAAATATAGAAGAAGATCGACTTGCAATGCACTATCTATTGGATAAGGCATTCCAAGATGATGAGCCTGAGATAATCGAAACACTTCAAATTGTGTCCCATACTGGTGATGAGCTCTTGTACCACAACGAACGAAACGGCGAACTGGTTCATTACTGTACAGCACATCCTGGTGGATTTGATGAAGCAGATCTAGCTGCACTATCTGAACCAACCTTTGAcgataaagcaaaagctagaATTCAAATAACACCCGATAGTAGCGCCAGCGCATGTGCTGAGGCAAAAGAG
Protein-coding regions in this window:
- the LOC108596211 gene encoding uncharacterized protein LOC108596211 — encoded protein: MAGTSILATICAERLTKFLTRYSKAQSSHTYSPLRSSVTNELFKPTNVVNPPARPAPVERKFSLWQSSENHLQKPTLEKPKPMHNIYGYPLAKVNNQQRTFVDAMPIRNLMNVSRTFLAANQSPRMFHKLQTDRVKTLAKYASVLHQNISTPLLFRQPLKL
- the LOC108596206 gene encoding uncharacterized protein LOC108596206; protein product: MLRLAIACAGRQVLAPQGLSLQARAAFHCSSMVYKKKRDEPDCPESKTVECRTLKSRICSPTDPPVRPCSEDDCIPESKVSCCVNSRIAKSPCEESRKSSEFVKKEETWVSMWESYTDAQKKAHASKWGYPPECCPTCDDVRFDVLYYRPSNKCRKYQRTWWECCPRMVPKRVCCWCDALPPEPQRRCLPLCPRSACSSEHEKKRMACINKKSNGCMRLLMPCCRAARIPPRCTFTRPRTVCVKPNCPFPSFSECIRDPFPDEPNRECDCLTGKFQCLQFDYLKRMQKNRTKFCPCPDCPEPRSSDY